A single region of the Nocardioides aurantiacus genome encodes:
- a CDS encoding sigma-70 family RNA polymerase sigma factor, with product MTSHELRSTPSPGSAETRARRAQRTAELFRLAASASDARQARSFLDDIVVLNVAAAESLASRYRRRGIDYDDLAAVARLALVKAVQRFDVNAGFDFFSFAAPTIRGEIKRYFRDHGWMVRPPRRTQELQRAIASVESNLSAELGHSPRPIHLADALNVDVTDIEQALTARGCFSPASLDLPIGTDSDTTVGETLAVHDTQQAAVEARTALGPLVRRLGERDRRVIELRFFQGLTQSEIAKDIGVTQMQISRRLARILRDLRRGMTDGAHAMPPQRHDRRSSVTHPMSA from the coding sequence ATGACCTCTCACGAGTTGCGATCGACGCCCTCTCCGGGCAGTGCTGAGACCCGGGCGCGACGAGCGCAGCGCACGGCCGAACTGTTCCGTCTTGCGGCCAGCGCCTCAGACGCTCGACAGGCTCGGTCGTTCCTTGACGACATCGTCGTGCTCAATGTTGCGGCTGCCGAGTCGCTGGCCTCGCGGTACCGCAGACGTGGTATCGACTACGACGACCTCGCCGCCGTTGCGCGGCTTGCGCTTGTCAAGGCTGTGCAGCGATTCGATGTCAATGCCGGTTTCGACTTTTTCTCGTTTGCAGCCCCCACCATTCGCGGGGAGATCAAGCGCTACTTTCGTGACCACGGGTGGATGGTCCGTCCCCCTCGTCGAACGCAAGAACTGCAGCGTGCGATTGCGTCAGTGGAGAGCAACTTGAGCGCCGAGCTTGGACATTCACCACGCCCGATCCACCTTGCGGACGCCCTAAACGTGGACGTCACCGACATCGAGCAGGCACTAACTGCGCGGGGCTGCTTCTCACCCGCATCGCTCGACCTGCCAATTGGGACTGATAGCGACACTACTGTGGGTGAAACGTTGGCCGTTCACGATACGCAACAAGCTGCCGTTGAGGCACGAACTGCGTTGGGTCCCTTGGTGCGGCGGTTGGGGGAGCGCGACCGGCGCGTCATCGAACTGAGATTCTTTCAGGGGTTGACCCAGAGCGAGATTGCGAAAGACATCGGGGTAACCCAGATGCAGATCTCGCGTCGGTTGGCTCGCATCCTTCGGGACCTGCGCCGAGGAATGACTGATGGCGCCCATGCGATGCCTCCGCAGCGACATGACCGCCGTAGCAGCGTGACGCATCCGATGTCGGCCTAG
- a CDS encoding MFS transporter, which translates to MVVLGVAEMMATLDTSIVNIALPSAQSDLGFADSQRTWVVTSYALAFGSLLLLGGRVSDMIGRRRAFLVGALGFAAASTLGGLAPGFATLITARTFQGAFAALLAPSALSLLSSIFSAGRDRARAFGVFAGLAVTGFALGMVLGGVIAEYASWRWCLLINLPLCAFAVAGGTAVLPRLDAERRPALDLPGSITVVAGLFLLVLGLSNAEGHELRDPQVLAPLGAGVLVLGLFVQIQRRVASPLLPLRVVLDRRRGGAFLAAFAMIVGMLPMVLFLSFVLQQQLGLSAALTGLAFLPLIVGNLASAHLLADRLLPRTGPAPVIALGLICGALSLAWLTQLDAGANYAADILGQVLLMGIGMGCAVPTAFNLATHGVDSADVGIASATMNATQQLGGSLGAALLSSIAGTITATATVPASDTATIHGYTVAFAVAGAILFCGAVICGALIPRDPSVSH; encoded by the coding sequence ATGGTGGTGCTCGGCGTGGCCGAGATGATGGCCACCCTGGACACGTCCATCGTCAACATCGCCCTCCCCTCCGCCCAAAGCGACTTAGGCTTCGCCGACTCTCAGCGGACCTGGGTCGTGACGTCTTACGCCCTGGCCTTCGGCAGCCTGCTCCTCCTCGGTGGTCGGGTCAGCGACATGATCGGACGCCGACGCGCCTTCCTCGTCGGCGCCCTTGGGTTCGCTGCCGCCTCCACCCTGGGTGGCCTGGCTCCCGGTTTCGCGACGCTTATCACCGCCCGCACCTTCCAGGGCGCCTTCGCCGCGCTACTCGCACCATCGGCCCTGTCGCTACTCTCCAGCATCTTTTCGGCCGGGCGCGACCGGGCTAGAGCCTTCGGAGTGTTCGCCGGGCTCGCTGTCACCGGCTTCGCCCTCGGCATGGTCCTTGGCGGAGTAATCGCCGAGTACGCCAGCTGGCGCTGGTGCCTGCTCATCAACCTGCCCCTATGCGCCTTCGCAGTTGCGGGCGGGACCGCGGTCCTGCCGCGCCTAGACGCCGAGCGCCGTCCGGCGCTCGACCTGCCCGGTTCGATCACGGTCGTGGCGGGGCTGTTCCTGCTTGTCCTCGGTCTATCCAATGCCGAGGGACACGAGCTCCGTGACCCGCAGGTGCTCGCGCCGCTCGGAGCCGGGGTGCTCGTACTCGGCCTCTTCGTCCAGATCCAGCGCCGGGTTGCCTCGCCTCTGCTTCCGCTGCGGGTTGTCTTGGACCGTCGCCGCGGCGGCGCCTTCCTGGCCGCGTTCGCGATGATCGTCGGCATGCTTCCCATGGTGCTGTTCCTCAGCTTCGTGCTGCAGCAACAGCTCGGCCTGTCTGCCGCCCTCACCGGTCTGGCGTTCCTCCCACTAATCGTGGGCAACCTCGCCAGTGCCCACCTGCTCGCCGACCGACTCCTGCCCCGCACCGGTCCCGCGCCCGTAATCGCCCTTGGACTGATCTGCGGCGCGCTCTCCTTGGCCTGGCTCACCCAGCTCGATGCCGGTGCCAACTACGCCGCCGATATCCTCGGACAGGTCCTACTGATGGGCATTGGCATGGGATGCGCGGTGCCAACCGCCTTCAACCTGGCCACCCACGGCGTGGACTCGGCCGACGTCGGCATCGCCTCGGCCACCATGAACGCCACCCAGCAGCTCGGTGGCTCCCTCGGCGCCGCCCTGCTGTCCAGCATCGCGGGCACAATCACCGCTACCGCCACGGTGCCCGCGTCAGACACGGCCACCATTCACGGATATACGGTCGCATTCGCCGTCGCCGGAGCGATCTTGTTCTGCGGTGCTGTCATTTGCGGCGCTCTGATCCCCCGCGACCCCTCGGTGAGTCACTGA
- a CDS encoding helix-turn-helix domain-containing protein, translating into MDDIEGVLDAVGPRLRALRQHRRITLADLAETTGISESTLSRLESGQRQANLQLLLPLASAYGVPLDDLVGAPRTGDPRVHLKPMTRHGMTFIPLTRRAGGLQAYKMIIPSGSMPPDPTRKTHEGFEWLYVLNGKLRLVLGDQDLEIAPGEVAEFDTRLPHALGSADGLPVELLILFGRQGERAHVRARSR; encoded by the coding sequence ATGGACGACATCGAAGGCGTGTTGGACGCGGTCGGGCCTCGCCTGCGGGCGTTACGACAACATCGCAGGATCACCCTGGCCGACCTAGCCGAGACGACAGGAATCTCTGAGAGCACGCTTTCGCGGCTAGAGAGCGGTCAACGACAAGCCAATCTGCAACTGCTGCTACCCCTGGCCAGCGCTTACGGCGTCCCGCTCGATGACCTTGTGGGGGCGCCACGTACCGGCGACCCTCGGGTGCACCTCAAGCCCATGACCAGGCACGGCATGACCTTCATCCCGTTGACCCGCCGGGCGGGCGGGTTGCAGGCCTACAAGATGATCATCCCCAGCGGAAGCATGCCTCCGGACCCCACCCGAAAGACCCACGAAGGATTCGAGTGGCTCTACGTCCTCAACGGCAAGCTGCGGCTCGTCCTGGGTGACCAGGACCTCGAGATCGCACCGGGCGAGGTTGCCGAGTTCGACACCCGCCTGCCTCACGCCCTCGGCAGCGCCGACGGCCTCCCGGTCGAGCTGCTCATCCTGTTCGGCCGCCAGGGCGAACGGGCACACGTGCGAGCCCGGTCCAGGTAG
- a CDS encoding sigma factor-like helix-turn-helix DNA-binding protein, with protein sequence MVLDSLSPAERVALVLHDVFALPFSEVGSVLGRSTDATKMLASRARRKVRGHDGVADDQHLRRRVVDAFRAAARDGDIDALLRVLDPEVQLRVDSPAGRVQVEGAEEVARRASYFAARSGPTTDVVVAGRSGVLARDHQGAAVSLLVFDVEGQQIITIDALTDPSTLTHMSLPL encoded by the coding sequence GTGGTGCTCGACAGCCTGTCCCCCGCCGAGCGGGTGGCGCTGGTACTGCACGACGTTTTCGCTCTCCCGTTCAGCGAGGTTGGGTCGGTCCTTGGACGCTCAACCGATGCCACCAAGATGCTCGCCAGCCGAGCAAGGCGCAAGGTCCGCGGCCACGACGGGGTGGCGGACGACCAGCATCTCCGACGACGGGTCGTCGACGCATTCCGTGCCGCGGCCCGTGACGGAGACATTGACGCCTTGCTCCGCGTACTGGACCCCGAGGTGCAGCTGCGCGTCGACTCTCCCGCCGGCCGGGTGCAGGTCGAGGGCGCCGAGGAGGTTGCGCGACGCGCGTCCTACTTCGCCGCGCGCTCGGGCCCGACCACCGACGTCGTCGTCGCCGGCCGCAGCGGAGTCCTGGCCCGCGACCACCAGGGCGCGGCCGTATCCCTCCTGGTCTTCGATGTCGAGGGCCAGCAGATCATCACCATCGACGCCCTGACCGACCCCAGCACCCTCACGCACATGAGTCTGCCGTTGTAA
- a CDS encoding helix-turn-helix transcriptional regulator, translating into MFSVADGHAVTEGPEILRLRQKASHVAALIDAPRSRASGCGATVKPLIGWVDIVAELRRLQPLATHTVRVLQPHYSYDPEEPGIDLVRQAQAREVDLRLITTPTTLTTHPLLTSIFPRTLIGPVLMRAVIVDARAAVIGVDPDAAGNRVAMSTHSPHVVAALLDLWRATVPHCRTALAPNEAPPLTARQLQVARLICLGHMDQEIARTLATSLRTVEREIGAIYTALGTRSRTKAVLLMRGRGVNGGANVIEKQPRTRRG; encoded by the coding sequence ATGTTCTCAGTCGCGGACGGACATGCGGTCACCGAAGGCCCCGAAATTCTGCGGCTGCGGCAGAAGGCCAGCCATGTCGCAGCTCTCATCGACGCTCCACGTAGCCGGGCGTCAGGTTGCGGCGCCACCGTGAAGCCCCTGATCGGTTGGGTGGACATCGTCGCTGAACTCCGCCGCCTCCAGCCGCTCGCCACCCATACCGTCCGGGTCTTGCAGCCCCACTACAGCTACGACCCAGAAGAGCCCGGCATCGACCTGGTCCGCCAGGCTCAGGCGCGCGAGGTTGACCTGCGTCTCATCACCACCCCCACGACGTTGACTACCCATCCTCTGCTGACCTCTATCTTTCCCCGCACCCTGATCGGTCCCGTACTCATGCGGGCAGTGATCGTCGATGCTCGAGCAGCGGTGATTGGCGTCGACCCTGACGCGGCCGGCAACCGGGTGGCCATGAGCACACACTCGCCACATGTCGTCGCGGCGCTCCTGGACCTCTGGCGAGCCACGGTGCCGCACTGCCGTACCGCGCTCGCGCCTAACGAGGCGCCCCCGCTGACAGCACGGCAACTTCAGGTCGCGCGGCTCATCTGCCTTGGCCACATGGATCAAGAGATTGCCCGCACCCTCGCAACGTCGCTGCGAACCGTGGAACGCGAGATCGGCGCCATCTACACCGCGTTGGGCACACGCAGCCGCACCAAAGCCGTACTGCTGATGCGCGGCCGCGGCGTCAACGGCGGCGCCAACGTCATTGAAAAACAGCCGAGGACCAGGCGGGGCTAA
- a CDS encoding SAM-dependent methyltransferase: protein MLLTPGSALDLGCGAGGDALWMAERGWRVTAVDISTTAVHRVAERARTMGLADRLTTMCLDLTRNFPSGSFDLVCAVYLHSPGASPRQRLLRAAAQAVLPGGRLLVVDHGSVAPWSWDQNPAASFPKPQEVAADLDLHPSTWIVERADTPTRRATGPGGQDAEVIDHVLTLRRSST from the coding sequence ATGCTCTTAACCCCCGGTTCCGCACTCGACCTGGGATGCGGTGCCGGTGGGGACGCGCTGTGGATGGCGGAGCGAGGCTGGCGGGTGACCGCTGTCGATATCTCAACGACGGCAGTCCATCGAGTCGCTGAGCGCGCCCGAACCATGGGTCTGGCCGACCGACTCACCACGATGTGCCTTGACCTAACCCGCAACTTCCCCAGCGGCAGCTTCGATCTGGTCTGCGCGGTGTACCTGCACAGCCCCGGTGCGTCGCCCCGCCAACGGCTCCTGCGCGCCGCCGCGCAAGCGGTGCTTCCAGGAGGCCGGCTGCTGGTCGTCGATCACGGGTCAGTGGCTCCCTGGTCGTGGGACCAGAACCCCGCTGCGTCCTTCCCCAAGCCACAGGAGGTCGCAGCCGACCTCGACCTGCACCCCTCGACCTGGATCGTCGAACGAGCAGACACCCCGACTCGACGCGCCACTGGGCCAGGTGGGCAGGACGCCGAGGTCATCGACCACGTCCTGACCTTGCGGCGCAGCTCCACCTAA
- a CDS encoding DinB family protein, which translates to MTKKATVTKKPPARQPKKRRRDAPPPSTGNGEKDVLLGFLNYLRASIAAKVEGTPEPDVRTPGVPSGTNLIGLIHHVTHVERYMFLGENVTDWPATFHVADDVTVDDVLAAYRAAVDEANDVIADSGLDEPTRRPTPRKKAPSMRWALAHMIEETGRHAGHADILRELIDGQTGR; encoded by the coding sequence ATGACCAAGAAGGCGACAGTCACGAAGAAGCCCCCGGCCAGGCAGCCAAAGAAGCGTCGCCGCGACGCACCGCCGCCCTCGACCGGCAACGGCGAAAAGGACGTCCTGCTGGGCTTCCTGAACTACCTACGCGCCTCCATCGCGGCCAAGGTCGAGGGCACACCGGAGCCGGACGTGCGCACTCCCGGTGTGCCCTCCGGGACCAACCTGATTGGGCTGATCCACCACGTCACCCACGTCGAGCGGTACATGTTCCTCGGCGAGAACGTCACCGACTGGCCCGCCACGTTCCACGTCGCCGACGACGTCACTGTCGACGACGTCCTGGCCGCCTACCGTGCCGCGGTCGACGAAGCGAACGACGTCATCGCCGACTCCGGCCTCGACGAACCCACCCGACGTCCGACCCCGCGCAAGAAGGCACCGTCGATGAGGTGGGCGCTGGCCCACATGATCGAGGAGACCGGCCGCCACGCCGGCCACGCCGACATCCTCCGCGAACTCATCGACGGTCAAACCGGCCGCTGA
- a CDS encoding aldehyde dehydrogenase family protein codes for MTLDLKTTPAARKTPGGTLPEINLDARRNLPTFLDAELHLMHIAGQRVPAASGETLPNIDPATEGALPCVPRGTAQDVDSAVVAARQALLDPAWARMSADGRGRVLSQIADLIEVNAEELAILDSVNMGVPRMISDQMLAESAEIFRYYAGWPTKLFGTTVPTAHDRLGYTRKEPLGVVGIIWGWNGPMAQLPSKLAPALATGNTVVLKPAETASLSTLRLAELLESTDLPAGVINVVTGLGAEAGEALVAHPGVAKIAYTGSTAIGKHVQQVAAGTLKNVTLELGGKSPTVVFADADLEAAARGAAVAFLGNAGQACVAGSRVLVQEEVREEFTTLLAQAVEAFAPLDPFMPGSPVGALATKAHFDRVQSYVDGAVAEGARVVTGGTRYGNQGFFFTPTLIDDVTRDMTVVREEIFGPVGVVTSFTDIDDAIAQANDTQYGLAASVWTTNLTTAHQMAAAIQAGTVWVNTWGEQANMALPFGGYKQSGVGREGGLEVLDAYTQSKAVLIAL; via the coding sequence ATGACGTTGGACCTCAAGACCACCCCGGCCGCCCGCAAGACCCCCGGCGGGACGCTTCCGGAGATCAACCTGGACGCCCGCCGGAACCTGCCGACGTTCCTCGACGCCGAGCTGCACCTGATGCACATCGCCGGACAGCGGGTCCCTGCCGCGAGCGGTGAGACGCTGCCGAACATCGACCCGGCCACAGAGGGTGCACTGCCTTGCGTGCCGCGCGGCACGGCGCAGGACGTCGACTCTGCCGTCGTCGCGGCCCGACAGGCCTTGCTCGACCCGGCCTGGGCGCGGATGAGTGCCGATGGCCGCGGTCGCGTGCTGAGTCAGATCGCCGACCTGATCGAGGTCAACGCCGAGGAGCTCGCGATCCTTGATTCCGTGAACATGGGGGTGCCGAGGATGATCAGTGACCAGATGCTGGCTGAGTCCGCTGAAATCTTCCGCTACTACGCGGGCTGGCCTACCAAGCTGTTCGGGACCACGGTGCCCACCGCGCACGACCGGCTCGGGTACACGCGCAAGGAGCCGCTCGGTGTCGTCGGGATCATCTGGGGCTGGAACGGCCCCATGGCCCAACTGCCGAGCAAGCTCGCTCCGGCCCTGGCCACTGGGAACACGGTAGTACTCAAGCCCGCCGAGACCGCATCGTTGAGCACCCTGCGGCTCGCCGAGCTGTTGGAGTCGACCGACCTGCCCGCCGGGGTCATCAATGTCGTCACCGGTCTCGGTGCCGAGGCGGGCGAGGCGCTCGTCGCGCACCCGGGCGTCGCCAAGATCGCCTACACGGGCTCGACCGCCATCGGCAAGCACGTGCAGCAGGTAGCCGCCGGAACGCTCAAGAACGTCACCCTCGAGCTGGGTGGGAAATCCCCGACCGTGGTGTTCGCCGACGCCGACCTCGAGGCAGCTGCTCGTGGCGCGGCCGTGGCATTCCTGGGCAATGCCGGTCAGGCCTGCGTCGCCGGATCCCGGGTGTTGGTCCAAGAGGAGGTCCGCGAAGAGTTCACGACGCTGCTGGCCCAGGCCGTCGAGGCGTTCGCGCCCCTGGACCCGTTCATGCCGGGCTCGCCGGTGGGTGCGCTGGCAACCAAGGCACACTTCGACCGCGTGCAGTCTTATGTCGACGGCGCTGTCGCAGAGGGCGCACGCGTGGTCACGGGCGGCACCCGCTACGGCAACCAGGGCTTCTTCTTCACCCCGACTCTGATCGACGACGTCACCCGTGACATGACGGTCGTGCGTGAGGAGATCTTCGGACCCGTTGGCGTCGTGACCAGCTTCACCGACATCGACGACGCGATCGCTCAGGCCAACGACACGCAGTACGGCCTCGCCGCCTCGGTGTGGACCACGAACCTCACGACCGCCCACCAGATGGCCGCAGCGATCCAGGCCGGCACCGTGTGGGTCAACACCTGGGGGGAGCAGGCCAACATGGCCCTGCCGTTCGGCGGCTACAAGCAGTCCGGTGTCGGCCGCGAAGGCGGCCTGGAGGTCCTCGACGCCTACACCCAGTCCAAGGCCGTCCTCATCGCCCTCTAG
- a CDS encoding DUF2188 domain-containing protein, whose product MADKKNVHTVPTEDGWANRREGGKRAASTHDTKAEAQAAGRAAAKKDGVEHLIHKKDGTIGGRNSYGNDPHPPKG is encoded by the coding sequence ATGGCCGACAAGAAGAACGTTCATACGGTGCCGACTGAAGATGGATGGGCTAACCGCCGCGAGGGTGGGAAGCGCGCTGCAAGCACGCACGACACCAAGGCCGAGGCGCAGGCGGCCGGTCGCGCGGCGGCGAAGAAGGATGGCGTCGAGCACCTGATTCACAAGAAGGACGGCACAATCGGAGGCCGCAACTCCTACGGGAACGACCCTCACCCGCCCAAGGGCTGA
- a CDS encoding sigma factor yields the protein MAGTTPGRSVAGFFIRAVIVTPLLPVGLSARHLVDGALGRKVTPVDTGKDGPSGAHLHEDLARVFGKERLRLTTIASRLVGIHDEAEDAVQEARLRLQRVDPASVDNAPAWLTTVVSRICLTCCGHARLRGRARRPGSPCGSCPSRLPLRKTRPN from the coding sequence ATGGCCGGAACCACGCCCGGCAGGAGCGTGGCTGGGTTCTTCATCCGTGCTGTCATCGTCACTCCTCTGTTACCTGTCGGCCTTTCGGCCCGTCACCTGGTCGACGGAGCCCTCGGCAGAAAGGTGACACCGGTGGACACCGGAAAGGACGGCCCCAGCGGGGCCCACCTACACGAAGACCTGGCACGCGTCTTCGGCAAAGAGCGTTTGCGCCTGACAACGATTGCGAGCCGGCTAGTCGGGATCCACGACGAAGCGGAGGACGCGGTGCAGGAGGCCAGGCTGCGACTGCAACGCGTTGACCCCGCAAGCGTTGACAACGCTCCCGCCTGGCTGACGACCGTCGTCAGCCGCATCTGCCTGACCTGCTGCGGGCACGCTCGGCTGCGAGGACGCGCGAGGAGGCCTGGGAGTCCATGCGGGTCGTGCCCGAGCAGGCTGCCGCTCCGCAAAACGAGGCCGAACTAG
- a CDS encoding TetR/AcrR family transcriptional regulator produces the protein MSRWQPNARERLADAALELFVEQGFASTTVPEITARAGLTTRTFFRHFADKREVLFDSGDSLPALARRIIAEAPPELSPIAVIAGGLDTVASEQFGGDIEHFRTRRAVIHADESLRERELRKMSALSEAISHGFRQRGLDELRATLVAHVTATVFSVAIGRWLDEDKPAPLSELLHDTLAVLRSVLDDLDASGSKAQARADSR, from the coding sequence ATGAGCCGCTGGCAGCCAAACGCGCGGGAACGCCTCGCCGACGCTGCCCTCGAGCTGTTTGTCGAGCAGGGGTTTGCGTCCACAACGGTGCCGGAGATCACCGCACGTGCCGGTCTGACAACGCGCACGTTCTTTCGTCACTTTGCCGACAAGCGTGAGGTTCTCTTCGACAGCGGCGACTCACTGCCAGCGTTAGCGCGCCGGATCATCGCCGAGGCTCCGCCCGAACTGAGCCCCATCGCGGTCATCGCCGGGGGACTCGACACCGTGGCTAGCGAACAGTTCGGTGGCGACATCGAACACTTCCGGACTCGTCGCGCCGTTATCCACGCCGATGAGAGTTTGCGCGAACGCGAGCTGCGCAAGATGTCAGCGCTGTCTGAGGCCATCAGCCACGGGTTTCGACAGCGCGGGCTCGATGAGTTGAGGGCGACCCTCGTCGCTCACGTCACCGCGACCGTCTTCAGCGTGGCCATCGGTCGCTGGCTCGACGAGGACAAGCCAGCCCCCCTATCCGAGCTTTTGCACGACACGCTCGCTGTCCTTCGCTCCGTGTTGGACGACCTGGACGCTTCCGGGTCGAAAGCGCAAGCTCGTGCCGACTCGCGCTAG
- a CDS encoding alpha/beta fold hydrolase, which produces MLHGWPQSWFEWRGTMPALAKKFTVYAVDLPGLGDSQGAPPSYEKATLARYLHGLLRDRLGLRKINLAAHDLGAGVGFQYAAQFPEHVRRYAHLDYPLPGPALSAEKYRTFSWHLAFHEQEKIPEFLVEDDVRRYLTEFYKQVAYGGTAFGGPRAASPFNRAQIREFARTYRRPEVLTGGFELYRTLDEDEIDNKRAGRVRVPTMLMAAKGGLASMRATTKPLLTNILRAVEVPRSGHWLPEENPRFVTTRFLRFFGRS; this is translated from the coding sequence TTGCTGCACGGGTGGCCCCAGTCGTGGTTCGAGTGGCGCGGGACCATGCCGGCGCTAGCGAAGAAGTTCACCGTCTACGCCGTGGATCTGCCTGGGCTCGGCGACAGCCAAGGGGCACCCCCCTCCTACGAAAAGGCGACCCTGGCCCGGTACCTGCACGGCCTGCTGCGCGATCGCCTCGGACTCAGGAAGATCAACCTCGCCGCACACGACCTAGGCGCCGGTGTCGGCTTTCAGTACGCCGCACAGTTCCCCGAGCACGTCAGGCGGTACGCCCACCTCGACTACCCGCTGCCCGGCCCGGCGTTGAGCGCCGAGAAGTACCGGACCTTCAGCTGGCACCTGGCCTTTCACGAGCAGGAGAAGATCCCCGAGTTCCTCGTCGAGGACGACGTGCGCCGCTACCTCACCGAGTTCTACAAGCAGGTCGCCTACGGCGGCACCGCCTTCGGAGGACCCCGTGCCGCGTCACCGTTCAACCGCGCCCAGATCCGGGAGTTCGCCCGCACCTACCGCCGTCCGGAGGTTCTCACCGGTGGCTTCGAGCTGTACCGGACCCTCGACGAGGACGAGATCGACAACAAACGCGCCGGCCGGGTCCGCGTGCCCACCATGTTGATGGCCGCCAAAGGCGGGCTGGCCTCGATGCGAGCCACGACCAAGCCCCTGCTCACCAACATCCTGCGAGCGGTGGAGGTCCCCCGCTCCGGTCACTGGCTCCCCGAGGAGAATCCGCGCTTCGTGACCACAAGGTTTCTTCGCTTCTTCGGTCGTTCATGA
- a CDS encoding TetR/AcrR family transcriptional regulator yields the protein MTQSAGVRTRKDANRNRTRIIEVAQEAFREPEEPSMAEVARRAGVGMATLYRNFPGRLELLTELYRTEIEDICAATITVEGDSPGERLLNWLSTFHAVGGRKGPLISLLRGEPGRGGSDDGDAVVTGSRALVVRAGEPLLLAAQNNGEVRVDVSIRQVLDAIAALGQVGEDPASSTTLVQVFIDGLRVRS from the coding sequence ATGACGCAGAGCGCTGGGGTACGAACCCGAAAGGATGCGAATCGTAACCGGACGCGGATCATCGAGGTCGCGCAAGAGGCGTTCCGCGAGCCTGAGGAGCCATCAATGGCTGAGGTGGCGCGGCGCGCAGGAGTGGGAATGGCGACCCTCTACCGCAACTTCCCCGGCCGCCTGGAGCTGCTGACCGAGCTGTATCGCACCGAGATTGAGGACATCTGCGCGGCAACGATCACCGTTGAGGGTGACTCTCCCGGCGAGCGATTGCTGAACTGGCTCTCAACCTTTCATGCAGTCGGAGGTCGCAAGGGTCCCTTGATCTCCCTGCTCCGCGGCGAGCCCGGCCGTGGTGGGTCCGATGATGGGGATGCGGTGGTGACTGGTAGTCGCGCCTTGGTCGTCCGTGCCGGGGAGCCGCTGCTTCTTGCGGCTCAGAACAACGGTGAGGTTCGCGTGGATGTCTCCATCCGACAGGTCCTGGACGCCATCGCCGCGCTCGGTCAGGTGGGCGAGGACCCAGCCTCCTCAACGACTCTTGTCCAGGTCTTCATCGACGGCCTTCGCGTCCGGAGTTGA
- a CDS encoding SDR family oxidoreductase, translated as MPHSIEKVLVIGASGLVGGHLVRQLLTEGRTVHCLARDATRVQELADAGCEVTTGDILDPAAVATALESVQAVYICIHTLSPQAHSSSGQNFMDVETAGIQNVINGCRDVGIRRLMYVTSIGVATDARSAWVCGRAQIEQRLFATGLDVTVIRPGMIIGRGGTGFDAVARGARGRAAIVLGRGTQRFRTIAVDDMAYYLAGVLDDPRSFGHHYDVGSDDVMTIGEMIDVAAERLGRRRPVKVHLPGRLLRSAAPLIERATSMPRGAMTGLVDSLQVDMSGDPKPIRLILSRTPQTYRQAIEHALR; from the coding sequence GTGCCTCACAGCATCGAGAAAGTCCTGGTCATCGGAGCCTCGGGATTGGTGGGAGGGCATCTCGTTCGGCAGCTGCTCACTGAGGGTCGGACGGTCCATTGCCTGGCCCGCGACGCAACCCGCGTCCAAGAGTTAGCTGACGCAGGTTGTGAGGTCACCACCGGCGACATCCTGGACCCAGCGGCGGTCGCGACCGCCCTGGAGTCGGTCCAGGCCGTCTACATCTGCATCCACACTTTGTCACCCCAAGCGCACAGCTCGTCAGGTCAGAATTTCATGGACGTGGAGACGGCGGGCATTCAGAACGTCATCAATGGGTGCCGTGATGTCGGTATCCGCCGGTTGATGTACGTCACCTCCATCGGCGTCGCGACTGACGCGCGTAGTGCCTGGGTGTGCGGCAGAGCGCAGATCGAGCAGCGTCTGTTCGCCACCGGGTTGGATGTCACGGTCATCCGGCCGGGCATGATTATCGGGCGGGGAGGGACCGGCTTCGACGCCGTTGCGCGCGGAGCGCGGGGACGGGCTGCCATCGTTCTGGGACGCGGTACGCAGCGGTTCCGCACCATCGCCGTCGACGACATGGCCTACTACCTGGCCGGTGTGCTCGACGATCCCCGATCCTTCGGCCATCACTACGACGTGGGCTCCGACGACGTCATGACCATCGGCGAGATGATCGATGTCGCCGCGGAACGCCTTGGCCGCCGGCGCCCGGTCAAGGTCCACCTTCCGGGCCGTCTGCTCCGGTCCGCGGCGCCACTGATCGAGCGCGCGACCTCGATGCCGCGGGGCGCCATGACGGGCCTGGTCGACAGCCTGCAGGTCGACATGTCCGGTGATCCGAAACCTATCCGTCTGATTCTCTCGCGCACGCCCCAGACCTACCGCCAGGCGATCGAACACGCGCTGAGATGA